In Erigeron canadensis isolate Cc75 chromosome 8, C_canadensis_v1, whole genome shotgun sequence, the DNA window cgtaggcatttgactatctcACTCTCtaacctagctatcacccccaccatctcaccgccgcaatgcgcgagtacttactctcgttatcttataaagcattttgttttttttatttaagttctcaaaagatgatttaaagtacctaaattacccctcttctttattcactaatttaaacatctctacctaacatacctataatacccttaaatcccaaccacttatttttctctctctcctccataaatcattttattcctccaATCTATTCAAATCTTtttctcaaaaaccgtatatcgataaattataaaaattatatgggtgttcttaaaatttcatattctttcattagagatgccattcgatatactttcgacgaatttttaaattcgagtaCGGAGTCCGTAcagttaaggcatttggctattacatttatgacttatcaccttcgatgacctatcaccccaccatctcaccgctgtaTTGCGCGGATACTATTGCTCGTAACAGACAGAGAAAATACAAATGTTAAAACATCAAGAATATttatcatcaagaacatttaaTTTTTACCAATGTAGTGAAAGTTCGAATTTTAACAAGTGTAAATTCTTACTCCAACAATCTAAATTGTCAGAGGATcgtagtgtttttttttactttaatgttCGACTCGTGATAATAAAATAtgatttaaattaatgattaacTGCTATCAAGTTAGTACTTCATTGTTAGACATCAATAGGAttgttaattgttattattgGAAAGTCATATGTATAATAGATGTACCTATTATGGGTAATGTCTCTTtcatatgaaaaatatttattggGTGCATTTTGTAAAATTTAAAGAACTGAGGGtataaatttatgttaaaaatatccCATAAAAATTGGCGGTTGGTATCCCGACCTTTGTAAAATAGTTGTGTTTTTGTCaatatccaactatttgcaaTAATTACTGACAGGGAGTCTGCTATTTTTTTGTCAGATTTGTAATTACAGACAGGGGGGCCGCACTATTTGTGGCGACCCGCTGCAAATAGTATGTATAGTATAGGTACCAAAAATGTGTGGTTGGGATATGAATCCCgtaaaaaataaacaacttttttttattattttatttatttaaaagattACAATTCGTTATTTCgagttagataaaaaaaaaaaaaaagcatagaAGTTGGTGCGGCGATGAGTCATCACATCGTCTACCTCTACTGTATCTAAATCACAGTGACCGTCCTACTGATACTGATTGGGTAGAGAACGACATCAAACCAGCAAGCAAGAAAGAAATGGGATCCATGATTTACACACACCCATTACCCGTATTCACTTCTACTCGTTGCCCCAATGttttaacaatcaataataCAGCTGTAACCCTTTTACCGACATCCTCAATTCAATCGAATTTTGTCGGAAGCAGACACAAGTTATTGAGCAAGTTTCCAACAAATTCAACATCATTTGGCAGGAGGAGGATCGATGTTTGTAAATCCCAACTACAAGATTATGCCCCTGTAGCTTCTGCTGGTTACgcccttcttcttcttggcGGTGGTCTGTTTGCCTGTAAGTTTTCTTCTTactgttattatttatttttgtttctactAATTAcactatatttaatttttattattctatCCCTTAAGATTGtcgttaatttttaatatattggtttacatatatatcattatatcatACGAGAAGACAATAAATCAGGAAGCAAAGGTTCACTTTTTGGGGGACTAACAGGGGCTACTCTTATGTCTGTTgtaagtatgttttttttttttgctactCTATTTTTATGTATCAAAGTTTCactttttttctatttctatGTACATGGCCTCTTACAATATGTAGAGTGATTAAAAGAACGGCATCAACTCGTCGTTCTATATGGTTAACAAATTCCTCTTCGTCTATTAGACCCAAAACAGACAAAATGGTTAAGATCAGTCGATCTTGTGGTCCCTTTTTAGACCCAAAACTAATGAAAAGTCCTCGGAATTGAACACCTGGCGGAGTTGGAAATGGATTTGAACCCACGGCCTTTTTTTTAGCAAAAGTCCTCTATAATGGCCCTTGAAAACTTTTGCAGTGGAGGGCAGTAGACCCCAAGGCTACCGACTATAGAAGTAGTATTTTTACTTTACCACTTACCCTTGAAACAACTTTTCCGAAATCACATTAAGCTAGGGTAGTATTGTCATCTTTATACTACATAATGCAATGACTAGATATCttctaaagttttgtgtttttgtcAAATGAACATCTATATTGAGACAAAGCGTCTACTTGTTACCTAACTAGAAGGTAACCAAACAGATATAATAGCAATGGATCTAAAGTTTGAACTTGttgatacatacaatagcaaaATGAGACAAGGTTTAGAACATTTTCATGCACTTATCCCTATACTATAATAGCCTCTTTTTGGGGAACTGGGATACAGAGTTTTGTTAAATTGGAGAACTTGGTACTTATTTAAGTTCCTATGATCTTTTGAAGTTTACAGGAGATTGAAtgttgaatattttatttactttataaaataaactgtTTGTAATATTTGTGTGTAATTATCAGCAATGATCAATGGGAATTGAATTATTGTCTTCTTCGGCAGGCCTATTATCTTATGCAATCACCTGAAACCAAGGAATTAGGCGATGCACTTGCCTTTGGAGCTTCTCttctttttgtttgtatatttggTATGAATGTGGAGTATGTCTATCTTCTGCTATTTAAAACTGAGATATGCATGTCTATCTTCTGCTATTTAAAACTGAGATATGCTACACAAGTTACACTtacaaaaaaaagggtttaCAAAATTTTGTGGCACAACCGCACAACTAACTAACTAAGTTAACTTCATCATTGTCTCTCTTTGTAGTACGTGGCACATCATTTTGTAAAGAAGTCATTGTAAATGTAGAATTTTCCTTAAAGCTGTTCACAAATTTCTGACATGGTTATCTTTACAGCTTGATCCTTGTACATAAACTCACCAACTTTGTTTTCTTTCGCTACTGTTATTGCAGGCATTCGTTTTGCTGCCACACGAAAATTAATTCCTGCAGGCTTTCTATTAGGCGTTTCAATCAGTATAACAGCATTGACTTATTCAGCTTATCTACAAGATAAGATCTGATGTAAGATGTTTTTGATCCAGTTCGCAATCTGTTGTAAGTCGGCAATGCTGTTTGTTTTGTATGGCAAGTTTTCCCTTAATGTAGTTTGTTTTCTGATCTGTTCCAGACTTCCTGCATGTTATTACTTATTATAAAATGTTTATTCCCCCTTGAGTTAGAATTATAGCATAGGATATGTACTTTTGAAGATCATTTGTAAGGATTTGTACTGAAACAGGACTAGAGTTTTATGTCGTGAAATGATCGTTTAGCTCTGTTGTTAGTGGAGAAACCTTTTTAAAAAGCCACACGCGATTTTGGGCTCTTACTAGTCAATCAGGCAGCAATGGGCACAAAAGGGATCAcgaaacataataatatcaagcAACTATATGGATGATACGGATTATGGAACAGAAACACAATAGTATAGGGCTTTGCTTTGTTTCTTAGAAGTGTAGGATGACAGTCACTGGCGCAACCCTTAGTTTGTGGTATAAATGGATGGTACTATTGGATGGTAGAAATGTATAATATACTTCATGTCTCCATGATGGTAATGTCAATTGGTTTGTTATATGGGCACGTGTTACATTAAGTGCCATCATTTTTTACATGCCCTAATCTGGTTTTTGCTATATGCACATGTACTCCTCCTcttaaaagatatatagaagTTGTTATGAGCTCTTTAACTGAAGCACTTAACCTAAAATACCTTAGGAGATGGATGGGGGCTACTGTTATGATACTACGTGTATTACCTAAGGCCCCCAAGGGATAAGATATCTTGGAGTCCTGTTTATTAATTTGAGACCATGTTGTAAGTTCTTAGTAGCGCATTTCTCCTTGCTCTCTATCTGTCTAGGAGGGTTGTTACATTCTGATATAATACATGCGTGTGAACATCTTCTTAAATCTTCCAACAATAGAGCACTTCAAAAAGAATCTAAGTATTGGCATGGCTGTGACTTTGAGGACTTAATATATGCAATCACAATAAACTCACAAATACACATCTAATATTTAGCAGTCTTAACCAACTTTCTACGCTTGCTTGCACGTATAGGATCATACAGTTTGAAGCTTGATGAAGCTATGACACTGTATTTTTATGACTGTCCAAAGCCCAAACTAGTGTAAGCCATACTTGCTTCCTTTTATCCAAAACTGTTTGCTGTTATTTTATACTCTTATTAGTTATTAGTCTTTTGGCTTGCTTAAATTAAACAACTAACAAGATCAAAAGAGGGAGGACAGAGACCTTAAAATGAATGAGTAAGTGAGCACCAAAGGTGGTAAGAGAATACATGTGAACTCAGAATATCCTGTATTGTGGGTCATGTATCATGCTAACGAGTTATGTTTAACAATCCTAGAAGTTTCTGTATGGTGCATTGGTGCTAATTACTTTTGCATTAGTGGTGCATTTCATCATTCTTAAGAGCAATCATTTCCCCTGAGTGGTGGAGCCTGGTGGTGATACCAAATTTGATTCTGAAGTTATGTGGTGTAATAGAATCATATCATCAATATGACTAGATCCATTGCAAACAAGAATTTGTTGTGTTATGTTTCTTTCTTAGATGGAAACCTTGATATATGTTGTTTCGTTGACCAATTATCGTGATATAAACTAATTGAATAACATACATACGATGTTACATtatattgttttagtttttcatcCCTTACCATATGGTAATTACATGTGTCTAGGATGATTGCTAAGTCAACAATTACAGAAGGTGATATGCAATAATGTAGCAGTCCTTTATTAAACCACCACAACTTTTTTCATTGTGCTCTTGTAGTGATGATACATTTTCACTTTAGGAAAATATGACATATCGCACATCATCTATGGTTGGTTGCAATATAGTTCTTGATGAGTATACCAATTTTCTTAGTCACATATTTCCATATTTCAACTAATGACAGTTAGCCACCTAACACTAATTATATGAGTTATGATCGCGATATGTTACTGTTCGCGCAAGGCAGACTCTCGATCATTATCCTAATGAAAGAGATTGGCTCTATAATGCATgtaaaaggggggggggggggggggggttgcgGGGGAGGTTACTGAAAGTAAGATTCTTGATGAGACAAGTAAAAAGGATGGAGAAAACAACAAATCCTTGTAACTCATAGCTCAATGTCATGATGGTTGTTTGGATCAGGTGGGGTGTATTTGTGTGTAGGATTGAATGGTGGAACAATAGTCTAATACAAAAAGTGTATGTAATATATTACTACTAAAATAAGAAAATGCAAATGAAGGGATGATTGTATgagctctttttttttttttggcaaagtCAAAACTTACCGACAGAGTGTGATGGGGGTGGGGACTTATATTATGTTTAGGGAAGAAATATGACCATTAGTTTAAAGAGAATAATATTGATTGATGACATGAGAGTGGAAAGAAAGTGCAAAAAGAAATAGTTAATCATAAGGGTGGTCAATCAATAATTATAGGccttacatacatacatatagttTATAACTAGGTTAAGATGGTcgtataattattttatggcTTCCAAACATACAAGTATTTGTACGTATTTGAATGTATATAGTCAAGTAGTATTATAATATTTGGCTGATGGAGTACGTCGCCAGTCAAAACAATGAAACATTCGTCTTTGGGAAGCCAATGGTTTGGAGTATTTTTAATGACAAATATCAACACCGCACATTAGACTTTACACATTTTTCCACTGCATGACTGAATCCTCTATAGAGCTAGGCTATACCTTTAGCCTTTAGATTGGTGAgttattttttaagtattttcttATAATGAATATTTTTCGTGGTGGTGAGTTCTTTACCAgttggttggtggtggtttcaCTCGTTCAGTCTATGTTAGGATTATTTCCCTTTTGAGACGTGACAATTAATTGGAACTTACACCGTTGGTGTCTTATCTGCGGTTTTCATTACTGGTTTATTTGTGCTTTTTTCCCACTGATCAGTCATTATCTGATATAACATTGATGCCATTAGGTCATTCCTctgtttatatatcttttagtcTATTAATACTTGTACATTATTTGGTCATGCATTTGGAATGAGAATTGTTTAATGGTTTTCCTTCTTTGGCTGCAAGTCTGCAACGACCACATAAAGATAATGGTGCTTTGAAGTCGGAGACTGATGTGCCAcatgattttattttgattagCTTCAGTCTCGCTTGCTTAGCTTTAATTTTATGCTATACTATTGCCTGTTTCgtgaaaatataaaacataatactAGTGAAATCATACATATTATTTAAGTTCCagttataactttaaaaaaaatgcatgAGAGCTATGTAATGTCTAAAGTTCTAAATTGCCTCTCtatgaaaaaaaatgtaatggAAAATTTTAGACCATTATTGAAGTTGTTTGATACACAGATGAAAAAATAAACTGATAATAATAGCCACAAAAGCATCATCAGGTGTGACATTGTCTAAGGTAACCTGCCTGTGATGTGATCACTGATCAGCATAATTGAAAATGGGCTGTTTTGATGA includes these proteins:
- the LOC122578866 gene encoding protein FATTY ACID EXPORT 4, chloroplastic — translated: MGSMIYTHPLPVFTSTRCPNVLTINNTAVTLLPTSSIQSNFVGSRHKLLSKFPTNSTSFGRRRIDVCKSQLQDYAPVASAGYALLLLGGGLFAYNKSGSKGSLFGGLTGATLMSVAYYLMQSPETKELGDALAFGASLLFVCIFGIRFAATRKLIPAGFLLGVSISITALTYSAYLQDKI